In Streptomyces dangxiongensis, one DNA window encodes the following:
- a CDS encoding vitamin B12-dependent ribonucleotide reductase: MTETASGPARGSRAKGGKAGNKGLHIERIHTTPGVHPYDEVSWERRDVVMTNWRDGSVNFEQRGVEFPDFWSVNAVNIVTSKYFRGAVGAPQREVSLRQLIDRIVKTYRKAGEDYKYFASPADAEIFEHELAYALLHQIFSFNSPVWFNVGTPQPQQVSACFILSVDDSMESILDWYKEEGMIFKGGSGAGLNLSRIRSSKELLSSGGNASGPVSFMRGADASAGTIKSGGATRRAAKMVVLDVDHPDIEDFIETKVKEEEKIRALRDAGFDMDLGGDDITSVQYQNANNSVRVNDEFMTAVEKGGKFGLRARMTGEVIEEVDAKSLFRRMAEAAWACADPGIQYDDTINNWHTCPESGRITASNPCSEYMHLDNTSCNLASLNLMKFLKDDGKGHQSFETERFQKVVELVITAMDISICFADFPTQKIGENTRAFRQLGIGYANLGALLMATGHAYDSDGGRSLAGGITSLMTGTAYRRSAELAAVVGTYDGYARNADAHNRVMKQHSDANGTAVRMDDLDTPVWAAATEAWQDVVRLGERNGFRNSQASVLAPTGTIGLAMSCDTTGVEPDLALVKFKKLVGAGSMQIVNGTVPQALRRLGYQEEQIEAIVAHIAEHGNVIDAPGLAHEHYEVFDCAMGERAISPMGHVRMMAAIQPWISGAISKTVNMPETATVEEVEEIYFEAWKLGVKALAIYRDNCKVGQPLSAKTKEKEKAEVTEKTETAIRETVEKVIEYRPVRKRLPKGRPGITTSFTVGGAEGYMTANSYPDDGLGEVFLKMSKQGSTLAGMMDAFSIAVSVGLQYGVPLETYVSKFTNMRFEPAGMTDDPDVRMAQSIVDYIFRRLALDFLPFETRSALGIHSAEERQRHLETGSYEQSLDDDEVDVEGLAQSAPRAQELKAVATPKAGTEAAEAAPKQAHTSAELVEMQLGIQADAPLCFSCGTKMQRAGSCYICEGCGSTSGCS, encoded by the coding sequence ATGACAGAGACGGCGAGCGGTCCGGCACGAGGTTCCCGAGCCAAGGGCGGCAAGGCGGGGAACAAGGGGCTGCACATCGAGCGCATCCACACCACCCCCGGCGTGCACCCGTACGACGAGGTGAGCTGGGAGCGCCGTGACGTCGTCATGACCAACTGGCGCGACGGCTCGGTCAACTTCGAGCAGCGTGGCGTCGAGTTCCCCGACTTCTGGTCGGTGAACGCGGTCAACATCGTCACCAGCAAGTACTTCCGGGGTGCCGTGGGCGCCCCGCAGCGCGAGGTCAGCCTCAGGCAGCTGATCGACCGCATCGTGAAGACGTACCGGAAGGCCGGTGAGGACTACAAGTACTTCGCCTCGCCCGCCGACGCCGAGATCTTCGAGCACGAGCTGGCCTACGCCCTCCTGCACCAGATCTTCAGCTTCAACAGCCCCGTCTGGTTCAACGTCGGGACCCCGCAGCCCCAGCAGGTCTCCGCCTGCTTCATCCTGTCCGTCGACGACTCCATGGAGTCGATCCTCGACTGGTACAAGGAAGAGGGCATGATCTTCAAGGGCGGCTCCGGCGCCGGCCTGAACCTCTCCCGCATCCGCTCCTCCAAGGAGCTGCTCTCCTCCGGCGGCAACGCCTCCGGCCCGGTCTCCTTCATGCGCGGCGCCGACGCCTCCGCCGGCACCATCAAGTCCGGTGGTGCCACCCGGCGCGCCGCCAAGATGGTCGTGCTCGACGTCGACCACCCCGACATCGAGGACTTCATCGAGACCAAGGTCAAGGAGGAGGAGAAGATCCGCGCCCTGCGCGACGCGGGCTTCGACATGGACCTGGGCGGCGACGACATCACGTCCGTCCAGTACCAGAACGCCAACAACTCGGTCCGTGTCAACGACGAGTTCATGACGGCGGTCGAGAAGGGCGGCAAGTTCGGCCTGCGCGCCCGTATGACCGGTGAGGTCATCGAGGAGGTCGACGCCAAGTCCCTCTTCCGCCGGATGGCCGAGGCGGCCTGGGCCTGCGCCGACCCGGGCATCCAGTACGACGACACGATCAACAACTGGCACACCTGCCCCGAGTCCGGCCGGATCACCGCGTCGAACCCGTGCAGCGAGTACATGCACCTGGACAACACGTCCTGCAACCTCGCCTCGCTGAACCTGATGAAGTTCCTCAAGGACGACGGCAAGGGCCACCAGTCCTTCGAGACCGAGCGCTTCCAGAAGGTCGTCGAGCTGGTCATCACCGCGATGGACATCTCCATCTGCTTCGCGGACTTCCCGACCCAGAAGATCGGCGAGAACACGCGGGCGTTCCGCCAGCTCGGCATCGGCTACGCCAACCTCGGCGCCCTGCTGATGGCCACCGGCCACGCCTACGACTCGGACGGCGGCCGCTCCCTGGCCGGCGGCATCACCTCCCTGATGACGGGTACGGCCTACCGCCGCTCCGCCGAGCTGGCCGCGGTCGTCGGCACCTACGACGGCTACGCCCGCAACGCCGACGCCCACAACCGCGTCATGAAGCAGCACTCCGACGCCAACGGCACGGCCGTCCGCATGGACGACCTGGACACCCCGGTGTGGGCCGCCGCCACGGAGGCTTGGCAGGACGTGGTCCGCCTCGGCGAGAGGAACGGTTTCCGCAACTCCCAGGCGTCCGTCCTCGCCCCGACCGGCACCATCGGTCTCGCGATGTCCTGCGACACCACCGGCGTCGAGCCCGACCTCGCCCTGGTCAAGTTCAAGAAGCTCGTCGGCGCCGGCTCGATGCAGATCGTCAACGGCACCGTTCCGCAGGCCCTGCGCCGCCTGGGTTACCAGGAGGAGCAGATCGAGGCGATCGTCGCCCACATCGCCGAGCACGGCAACGTGATCGACGCCCCCGGCCTCGCGCACGAGCACTACGAGGTGTTCGACTGCGCCATGGGCGAGCGCGCCATCTCCCCGATGGGCCACGTCCGCATGATGGCCGCGATCCAGCCGTGGATCTCCGGAGCCATCTCCAAGACGGTCAACATGCCGGAGACGGCGACCGTCGAAGAGGTCGAGGAGATCTACTTCGAGGCCTGGAAGCTGGGCGTCAAGGCACTCGCGATCTACCGCGACAACTGCAAGGTCGGCCAGCCCCTCTCCGCGAAGACCAAGGAGAAGGAGAAGGCCGAGGTCACGGAGAAGACCGAGACGGCCATCCGCGAGACGGTCGAGAAGGTCATCGAGTACCGCCCGGTCCGCAAGCGCCTCCCCAAGGGCCGCCCGGGGATCACCACCTCCTTCACGGTCGGTGGCGCCGAGGGCTACATGACGGCCAACTCCTACCCGGACGACGGTCTCGGCGAGGTCTTCCTGAAGATGTCCAAGCAGGGCTCCACCCTCGCGGGCATGATGGACGCCTTCTCCATCGCCGTCTCCGTCGGTCTCCAGTACGGCGTGCCGCTGGAGACGTACGTCTCGAAGTTCACCAACATGCGCTTCGAGCCGGCCGGCATGACGGACGACCCCGACGTGCGGATGGCGCAGTCGATCGTCGACTACATCTTCCGCCGCCTGGCACTGGACTTCCTGCCCTTCGAGACGCGCTCCGCGCTCGGCATCCACTCCGCCGAGGAGCGCCAGCGCCACCTGGAGACCGGTTCGTACGAGCAGTCCCTCGACGACGACGAGGTCGACGTCGAAGGTCTGGCCCAGTCGGCGCCCCGCGCCCAGGAGCTGAAGGCGGTCGCCACGCCGAAGGCCGGGACCGAGGCTGCCGAGGCCGCCCCGAAGCAGGCCCACACCAGCGCCGAGCTGGTCGAGATGCAGCTAGGCATCCAGGCCGACGCCCCGCTGTGCTTCTCCTGCGGTACGAAGATGCAGCGGGCCGGTTCCTGCTACATCTGCGAGGGCTGCGGCTCGACCAGCGGCTGCAGCTGA